The following are encoded together in the Flavobacterium sp. TR2 genome:
- the bamA gene encoding outer membrane protein assembly factor BamA codes for MRLLLVIKKENVDLEKPVNKLNNFLVLQKKIQIVFTLLLLGSFSQIKAQERVPFDQGKKYILAKVSVVGKISFNEQTVVTFSGLQKGQEITVPGEEISSAIKKLGKLGLFDEIAFYVNKVENDSIYLDLDIVELPKLNEVKIVGVKKSKVEALIKDNNLTKNKIVNENLITTTKNYIENKYKKEGFYNTKVTITNTPDTINGHQVNMLVRIDKGDKVKISSIDFTGNKQLTGNQLRAAMKDTKQKNFIRVFKASKFIPEKYKTDLEKVIAAYKEKGYRDARIIYDSVQYSKQKNTLAIKINVEEGNKYYFGNIKFIGNTVYSDQLLSRYLGIKKGETYNGVLLEKRIADKTKPDAEDITNLYQNNGYLFSNINAVEVKTVNDTIDFEIRVTEGPIAYFNKITVVGNDKTNDHVIYRELRTKPGEKYSKEQLVRTIREIGQLGFFDPEAIDPKFKNVDAGAGTVDIEYHVVEKGSSQVELQGGYGGGGFIGTLGLSFNNFSARKIFDKEAYKPLPMGDGQKVALRLQGSTYFQTYSLSFSEPWFGGKKPVQFSSSISYSKQFLNNYITRTVDKSKSFNIFTVQVGLAKRLTVPDDYFVLSQSLSYQHYDLNNYNTGLFTFGNGASRNLAYTIGLSRSNKGVNPIFPTYGSEFSISAKVTPPYSLFNGIDYGDLKNQKEYKTQYTGENRSDDYGQPLNKGDYYKTDSSGKITSVGSDYASADTDVAKVDQKKYNWLEYYKVKFKGDWYTKVYGKLVLRTLTEFGFLGAYNQERGVIPFERFYLGGDGMANYSMDGRETIQLRGYPNNSLTPVNINGDAIGATIYNKFSMELRYPITLKASASIFALTFLEAGASYPTFKDYNPFDLSRSAGAGLRVFMPAFGLLGIDFGYGFDALPGQTKANGWETHFIIGQQF; via the coding sequence ATGAGGCTATTATTAGTTATCAAAAAAGAGAACGTAGATTTGGAAAAACCAGTGAACAAATTAAATAATTTTTTAGTGTTGCAAAAAAAAATACAAATAGTCTTTACCCTTTTGCTATTGGGTAGTTTTTCACAAATTAAAGCACAAGAAAGAGTTCCTTTTGATCAAGGAAAAAAATATATTCTAGCTAAAGTTTCTGTTGTTGGTAAAATAAGCTTCAATGAACAGACTGTTGTTACCTTTTCAGGACTTCAAAAAGGCCAGGAAATTACTGTGCCTGGAGAAGAAATAAGCAGCGCTATTAAAAAATTAGGAAAACTAGGACTTTTTGATGAGATCGCTTTCTATGTTAATAAAGTAGAAAATGACAGCATCTATCTAGACTTAGATATTGTCGAGCTTCCTAAATTAAATGAGGTTAAAATTGTTGGTGTCAAGAAAAGCAAAGTCGAAGCTCTAATTAAGGATAACAACCTGACAAAGAACAAAATTGTCAACGAAAACTTAATTACAACCACTAAAAATTATATCGAAAACAAATACAAAAAAGAAGGTTTTTATAACACAAAAGTTACTATTACCAATACTCCAGATACTATCAACGGACATCAAGTTAATATGCTTGTCAGGATAGACAAAGGAGACAAAGTTAAAATCAGCAGCATTGATTTTACAGGAAACAAACAGCTTACTGGCAATCAATTGCGTGCTGCAATGAAGGATACAAAGCAGAAAAATTTTATTCGCGTATTTAAAGCTTCTAAATTTATTCCTGAGAAATACAAAACTGACTTAGAAAAAGTAATTGCAGCCTATAAAGAAAAAGGATACCGCGATGCCCGTATTATTTATGATTCTGTACAATATAGCAAGCAGAAAAATACTCTTGCAATTAAAATTAATGTAGAAGAAGGAAACAAATACTACTTCGGAAACATTAAATTCATAGGAAATACCGTTTATTCTGACCAGCTTTTAAGCCGTTATTTAGGAATCAAAAAAGGAGAAACTTATAATGGTGTTTTACTAGAAAAAAGAATTGCTGACAAGACAAAACCAGACGCAGAAGACATTACCAATCTGTACCAAAACAACGGTTATTTATTCTCAAACATTAATGCTGTAGAGGTAAAAACAGTTAATGACACTATCGATTTTGAGATTAGAGTTACAGAAGGTCCAATTGCATATTTTAACAAAATTACGGTTGTTGGAAACGACAAAACGAATGACCACGTTATTTATCGTGAGTTAAGAACAAAACCAGGCGAAAAATACAGTAAAGAACAATTAGTTAGAACAATTCGTGAGATCGGACAATTAGGTTTCTTTGATCCTGAAGCAATCGATCCGAAATTTAAAAACGTAGACGCCGGAGCAGGAACTGTTGATATTGAATACCACGTAGTTGAAAAAGGATCTAGCCAGGTCGAACTTCAAGGAGGTTATGGTGGTGGAGGTTTCATTGGGACATTGGGACTTTCGTTTAATAACTTCTCGGCACGTAAAATATTCGATAAAGAAGCCTATAAGCCTTTACCAATGGGAGATGGACAAAAAGTAGCTCTTCGTTTGCAAGGAAGTACTTATTTCCAAACCTATAGCTTATCTTTCTCAGAACCATGGTTTGGAGGAAAAAAACCTGTACAGTTTAGTTCATCTATTTCATACAGTAAGCAATTTCTTAACAATTACATCACTCGAACTGTCGATAAAAGCAAAAGTTTTAATATTTTTACAGTTCAAGTTGGTTTAGCAAAAAGATTAACAGTGCCAGATGACTATTTTGTATTATCACAATCTTTGAGCTATCAGCATTATGACTTGAACAATTATAATACAGGTTTGTTTACTTTTGGTAATGGTGCATCAAGAAACCTAGCATATACTATCGGACTTTCAAGAAGCAATAAAGGGGTAAACCCGATATTCCCAACGTATGGTTCTGAATTTAGTATTTCTGCAAAAGTTACACCTCCGTATTCTTTGTTTAATGGTATAGATTATGGCGATTTAAAAAATCAGAAAGAATACAAAACACAATATACTGGAGAAAACAGATCAGATGATTATGGCCAACCTCTTAACAAAGGCGACTATTACAAAACTGATAGTTCAGGAAAAATTACAAGCGTTGGGTCAGATTATGCAAGCGCCGATACAGACGTAGCAAAAGTCGATCAGAAAAAATACAATTGGTTAGAATATTATAAAGTTAAATTTAAAGGAGACTGGTACACTAAAGTATATGGAAAATTAGTCTTAAGAACCCTAACAGAGTTTGGTTTCTTAGGAGCGTATAACCAAGAAAGAGGTGTAATTCCGTTTGAACGTTTTTACTTAGGAGGTGATGGTATGGCGAACTACTCAATGGATGGTAGAGAGACTATTCAGTTGAGAGGTTATCCAAACAACTCTTTGACTCCTGTAAATATTAATGGGGATGCGATTGGAGCAACGATTTACAACAAATTCTCTATGGAATTGCGTTACCCAATTACATTAAAAGCGTCGGCTTCTATTTTTGCCTTAACGTTTTTAGAAGCAGGTGCATCGTATCCGACGTTTAAAGATTACAACCCATTCGATTTAAGTCGTTCTGCTGGTGCTGGTTTACGTGTATTCATGCCTGCATTTGGATTATTGGGTATCGACTTTGGTTACGGATTTGACGCCCTTCCAGGACAAACAAAAGCAAATGGATGGGAAACACACTTTATCATTGGACAACAATTTTAG
- a CDS encoding OmpH family outer membrane protein → MMKQIKTLLIAAILILGASNTMNAQAKVAHVDVSEIMSKMPAMLDAQNQLQKLSGTYDAEYKKMVDEYQVKIKKYEAEAATVTDAVNGERSKEVQDMQKRIVDYRDNAQKELQQKETDIVKPLMEKVRASIQKVGKAKGFQYVLDGSTLLLADGPNITADVKKDLGF, encoded by the coding sequence ATGATGAAACAAATCAAAACTTTACTAATTGCTGCAATTCTTATTTTAGGAGCAAGTAACACAATGAACGCGCAAGCGAAGGTAGCTCATGTTGATGTAAGCGAGATCATGTCGAAAATGCCTGCTATGCTAGATGCTCAAAATCAACTGCAAAAATTAAGTGGTACATACGATGCTGAATACAAAAAAATGGTTGACGAATATCAAGTGAAAATCAAAAAGTACGAAGCTGAAGCAGCAACTGTAACTGATGCTGTAAACGGTGAGCGTTCTAAAGAGGTTCAAGATATGCAAAAGAGAATTGTTGATTACAGAGACAATGCTCAAAAAGAATTGCAACAAAAAGAAACTGATATAGTAAAACCATTAATGGAAAAAGTTAGAGCTTCTATCCAAAAAGTTGGAAAAGCTAAAGGTTTCCAATATGTTTTAGACGGTTCTACTTTATTATTAGCTGATGGTCCAAACATCACTGCTGACGTTAAAAAAGATTTAGGATTCTAA
- a CDS encoding isoprenyl transferase: MNLIESIDHKNLPKHLAIIMDGNGRWAKQQGYLRAFGHENGTKSVKEIIKTSAKLGIEYLTLYAFSTENWNRPKLEVQALMKILINSLKKELVTLQENNIRLNAIGNLDKLPKTAQKELLDVMEKTKNNTRLTLTLALSYGSREELVNAVKSISDKVKNNIISIDTIDDSIINEHLYTQNLPDVDLLIRTSGEHRISNFLLWQIAYAELYFTNVLWPDFKDQDLYEAIISYQKRERRFGKTSEQIK; the protein is encoded by the coding sequence ATGAATTTAATCGAATCAATAGATCACAAAAACTTACCTAAACACCTTGCCATTATTATGGACGGCAACGGGCGATGGGCAAAACAACAAGGCTATTTACGCGCGTTTGGCCATGAAAACGGAACAAAATCTGTAAAAGAAATCATCAAAACCTCGGCTAAGCTTGGAATTGAGTATCTAACCTTATATGCTTTTTCTACCGAAAACTGGAATCGACCTAAATTGGAAGTTCAGGCACTGATGAAAATATTGATTAATTCATTAAAAAAAGAGCTTGTTACCCTTCAAGAAAACAATATCAGACTTAATGCAATTGGAAATCTTGATAAATTACCAAAAACAGCCCAAAAAGAACTTTTGGATGTTATGGAAAAAACTAAAAATAACACTCGCTTAACCCTTACCCTTGCTTTAAGTTATGGCTCCAGAGAGGAGCTGGTAAATGCCGTAAAGTCAATTAGTGATAAAGTTAAAAATAATATAATTTCAATAGACACTATTGACGATTCAATTATAAATGAGCATCTTTACACGCAAAATTTACCAGACGTAGATTTATTAATACGAACAAGTGGAGAACATAGAATAAGTAATTTTTTGCTATGGCAGATTGCCTACGCAGAATTGTATTTTACTAATGTCTTGTGGCCAGACTTTAAAGACCAAGATTTATATGAGGCTATTATTAGTTATCAAAAAAGAGAACGTAGATTTGGAAAAACCAGTGAACAAATTAAATAA
- a CDS encoding OmpH family outer membrane protein gives MRKQFLFIFLALIVANTSQAQGKTTRIGYIDMEYILENVSDYKEAKSQLEQKAQKWKQEVEAKKLNINNLKESLKTEKALLTKELIEERETEIKFLEQEMMDYQQKQFGSDGNLMRQKAALAKPIQDQVFTAVQDIAEAKNYDFVFDKSSDLTMLFSNKRFDISDQVLRILNRTEKREQLTKKQLKEQEAKENIENAIDENPAMADRQKALDEKRAAREKLIQDRKLEQEAKRKEYEDRRKALQEEREAKKNGTVSGTAPAAAVPAAATDAAKTSSTAKTATPAPAATGEKPAGEQPAMTKAEERQLLYEQRKKELEERRKKILEEREAAKKAKEAETQKTNTTNN, from the coding sequence ATGAGAAAACAATTTTTATTTATATTTTTAGCCTTGATTGTAGCAAATACAAGTCAGGCGCAAGGAAAGACTACTCGAATTGGCTACATCGACATGGAATATATTTTAGAAAATGTTTCCGATTATAAAGAAGCCAAATCACAATTGGAGCAAAAAGCCCAAAAGTGGAAACAGGAAGTTGAGGCTAAAAAATTAAATATAAACAACTTGAAGGAAAGCTTAAAAACAGAAAAAGCTTTGCTTACAAAGGAATTAATAGAAGAAAGAGAAACAGAAATTAAGTTTCTTGAACAGGAAATGATGGATTATCAGCAGAAACAGTTTGGTTCTGACGGAAATCTAATGAGACAGAAAGCAGCCTTGGCTAAACCTATCCAAGATCAGGTTTTTACAGCTGTGCAAGATATAGCAGAAGCAAAAAATTACGATTTTGTTTTTGATAAATCATCAGATCTTACCATGCTTTTCAGCAATAAAAGATTTGATATCAGCGATCAGGTTTTAAGAATTTTAAACCGTACTGAAAAACGTGAACAGCTGACAAAAAAACAATTGAAAGAGCAAGAGGCTAAAGAAAATATTGAAAATGCAATTGACGAAAATCCAGCAATGGCAGATCGCCAGAAAGCACTTGACGAAAAAAGAGCAGCCAGAGAAAAGCTAATTCAAGACCGAAAATTAGAGCAGGAAGCTAAGAGAAAAGAGTACGAGGACAGAAGAAAAGCTTTACAGGAAGAAAGAGAAGCTAAAAAAAATGGCACGGTTTCTGGAACAGCTCCAGCAGCAGCAGTACCTGCCGCAGCAACAGATGCTGCTAAGACAAGCTCAACTGCTAAAACTGCAACGCCCGCACCTGCCGCTACAGGAGAAAAACCTGCCGGTGAACAGCCTGCAATGACAAAAGCAGAAGAAAGACAATTGCTTTACGAACAGCGTAAAAAAGAATTGGAAGAAAGAAGAAAGAAAATTTTAGAAGAAAGAGAAGCGGCTAAAAAAGCGAAAGAGGCCGAAACGCAAAAAACAAATACGACCAATAATTAA
- a CDS encoding DUF6089 family protein has translation MKKIFNLLLCFFPLITLNAQINEIGVFLGGSNFVGDVGKTTYIAPEKLAFGVLYKWNRSPRHSWRFSYTQSNISGNDLQSEETGRNQRGYRFDNDVKEFSAGLEFNFFDFNLHDDHTKITPYVFTGLNYILYDNLYRYSTSPNVIYSQKNRGSVAIPITLGIKSNITPRFILAAEVGARYTFTDNIDGSNPNTSSTAILKFGNLNNNDWYVFSGLTLTYTFGKKPCYCAY, from the coding sequence ATGAAGAAAATTTTTAATTTATTGTTATGTTTTTTCCCTCTTATTACACTTAATGCTCAAATTAATGAGATTGGTGTTTTTCTAGGCGGAAGCAACTTTGTAGGCGATGTTGGAAAAACAACTTATATCGCTCCAGAAAAACTAGCTTTTGGTGTCCTATACAAATGGAATAGAAGTCCGAGGCATTCTTGGAGATTTTCTTACACACAATCAAACATTAGCGGAAATGACTTGCAGTCTGAAGAAACAGGAAGAAATCAGAGAGGTTATCGTTTTGACAATGATGTTAAAGAGTTTTCTGCAGGACTAGAATTTAATTTCTTTGACTTCAATCTGCATGACGATCATACAAAAATAACCCCTTATGTTTTTACCGGCCTAAATTACATTCTTTATGACAACTTGTATCGATACAGTACAAGTCCAAACGTAATATACTCTCAAAAAAACCGCGGTTCGGTAGCAATACCTATAACATTAGGCATAAAATCAAATATAACGCCTCGCTTTATCTTAGCAGCCGAAGTTGGAGCACGTTACACTTTTACAGACAACATAGACGGAAGCAATCCTAATACAAGCAGTACTGCTATCCTCAAATTTGGAAATTTAAATAATAATGACTGGTATGTTTTTTCAGGCCTTACCTTAACGTATACCTTTGGAAAAAAACCATGCTATTGCGCATACTAA